The following proteins are co-located in the Ensifer sp. WSM1721 genome:
- a CDS encoding peptide deformylase has translation MAIRPIIRFPDPLLGIAAETVGRFDEDLRQLAEDLLDTMRAAPGIGITAPHIGVLRRVTVIELDRKAAPRTFINPEIVWRSSETARHSEGSVSMPGISEEVERPASVRVRYQTLTGEPAEEEADGLMAVCLQHEIDQLDGIFWTRRLSRLKRERAEKRFKKS, from the coding sequence ATGGCTATCCGACCGATCATCCGGTTTCCTGATCCGTTGCTCGGCATCGCCGCAGAAACAGTCGGTCGCTTCGACGAGGATCTTCGCCAGCTCGCCGAGGATCTCCTCGACACGATGCGGGCCGCTCCGGGGATCGGCATCACTGCCCCGCATATCGGCGTGCTGCGACGGGTGACAGTGATCGAGCTCGACCGGAAGGCCGCGCCGCGCACCTTCATCAATCCGGAAATCGTCTGGCGGTCCAGCGAAACCGCACGCCATAGCGAGGGTAGCGTATCGATGCCCGGCATCTCCGAAGAAGTGGAGCGCCCGGCGAGCGTGCGCGTGCGTTACCAGACGCTTACGGGCGAGCCGGCAGAAGAAGAGGCCGACGGGCTGATGGCGGTCTGCCTGCAGCACGAGATCGACCAGCTCGACGGCATCTTCTGGACACGGCGGCTGTCGAGACTGAAACGCGAACGCGCCGAGAAACGCTTCAAAAAATCGTAA
- a CDS encoding PrkA family serine protein kinase, with protein sequence MQRSESDVFDLFSEIYTSAAQEEISLQEYLLACRDDKSMYATAQERMVDAIGEPVLIDTSADERLGRIFANRTIKIYPAFSDFFGMEDTIERIVGYFRYAAQGLEERKQILYLLGPVGGGKSSLAERLKKLMEQRPIYTLMVDGKVSPIFESPLGLFHPERMADLLEDKYGIARRRLTGLISPWAAKRLDEVGGDISKFSVVKLMPSRLRQIGIAKTEPGDENNQDVSSLVGKVDIRQLENYSQADPDAYSYSGGLNRTSQGLLEFVEMFKAPIKVLHPLLTATQEGSYNGTENFGAFPYQGTILAHSNESEWLQFKNNRNNEAFLDRILVVKVPYCLRVTEEKQIYEKLLRESELLNNPCAPEVLEILSRFTVSTRLVPHENSSLYTKMRVYDGENLKDVDPKARSVQEYRDAAGVDEGMTGVSTRFAFKVLSETFNYDTKEVAADPVHLMYILEQAIKREQFPKETEAGYLDFIKSELATRYAEFIGHEIQKAYLESYSEYGQNLFDRYIAYADAWLEDQDFKDPDTGQILNRKILDSELSQIEKPAGIANPKDFRNEVVKFTLRARAKNHGRNPSWTSYEKLREVIEKRMFGQVEDLLPVISFGSKKDSATEKQHAEFVQRMKERGYTERQVRRLVDWYMRVNKAG encoded by the coding sequence ATGCAAAGGAGTGAATCTGACGTCTTCGACCTATTCTCGGAGATCTATACGAGTGCAGCGCAAGAGGAGATAAGCCTACAGGAATATCTCCTTGCATGTCGCGATGACAAAAGCATGTACGCCACCGCTCAGGAACGAATGGTGGACGCCATCGGAGAACCGGTTCTCATCGATACCAGCGCGGACGAGCGTCTTGGCCGGATCTTCGCAAACCGAACCATTAAAATCTATCCTGCCTTTTCCGACTTCTTCGGTATGGAAGATACGATCGAGCGGATCGTCGGTTACTTCCGTTACGCTGCCCAGGGCCTCGAAGAACGCAAGCAGATTCTCTACCTGCTGGGCCCCGTCGGTGGCGGCAAGTCGTCGCTCGCCGAGCGGCTGAAGAAATTGATGGAGCAGCGGCCGATCTATACGCTCATGGTCGACGGCAAGGTCAGCCCCATCTTCGAATCCCCGCTTGGCCTCTTCCATCCCGAGCGCATGGCCGATCTTCTCGAAGACAAATACGGCATCGCCCGGCGAAGGCTGACGGGGCTGATCTCGCCCTGGGCCGCAAAGCGGCTCGATGAGGTCGGCGGCGACATATCGAAATTCAGCGTCGTCAAGCTGATGCCCTCCCGTCTGCGCCAAATCGGCATCGCCAAGACCGAGCCGGGTGACGAGAACAACCAGGATGTCTCCTCGCTGGTCGGCAAGGTGGATATCCGCCAACTCGAAAACTACAGCCAGGCCGATCCGGATGCCTATTCCTATAGCGGCGGCCTGAACCGCACGTCACAGGGTCTGCTCGAATTCGTCGAGATGTTCAAGGCGCCGATCAAGGTCCTGCATCCGCTCCTGACGGCGACCCAGGAAGGCAGCTACAACGGAACGGAAAACTTTGGTGCGTTCCCCTACCAGGGCACCATTCTTGCACACTCCAACGAATCGGAATGGCTGCAGTTCAAGAACAACCGCAACAACGAGGCGTTTCTCGACCGCATTCTGGTGGTCAAGGTTCCCTATTGCCTGCGGGTGACGGAAGAGAAGCAGATTTACGAAAAGCTTCTGCGCGAAAGCGAACTGCTCAACAATCCTTGCGCCCCGGAGGTGCTGGAAATCCTGAGCCGCTTCACCGTCTCGACCCGTCTTGTTCCGCATGAGAATTCGTCGCTTTACACGAAGATGCGTGTCTATGACGGCGAGAACCTCAAGGACGTCGACCCGAAGGCACGCTCGGTCCAGGAATATCGTGATGCCGCGGGCGTCGACGAGGGCATGACCGGGGTCAGCACCCGCTTCGCCTTCAAGGTCCTGTCCGAGACCTTCAACTACGACACCAAGGAGGTCGCAGCCGACCCGGTACACCTCATGTATATCCTGGAGCAGGCCATCAAGCGCGAGCAGTTCCCGAAGGAGACCGAAGCGGGCTATCTCGACTTCATCAAATCGGAACTCGCTACCCGCTATGCGGAATTCATCGGCCATGAGATTCAGAAGGCCTATCTGGAATCCTACAGCGAATACGGCCAAAACCTGTTCGACCGCTACATCGCCTATGCGGATGCCTGGCTCGAGGACCAGGATTTCAAGGATCCGGACACGGGTCAGATCCTCAACCGCAAGATTCTCGACAGCGAACTGTCGCAGATCGAGAAACCGGCCGGAATCGCCAATCCGAAGGACTTCCGCAACGAGGTCGTCAAGTTCACGTTGCGCGCCCGCGCCAAGAATCACGGGCGCAATCCCTCCTGGACGAGCTACGAAAAGCTTCGCGAAGTGATCGAGAAGCGCATGTTCGGCCAGGTCGAGGATCTGCTGCCGGTCATCAGCTTCGGCTCAAAGAAGGATAGCGCCACCGAGAAACAGCACGCCGAGTTCGTCCAGCGCATGAAGGAGCGTGGATACACCGAACGGCAGGTACGCCGTCTCGTCGACTGGTACATGCGCGTGAACAAGGCGGGTTAA
- a CDS encoding YeaH/YhbH family protein has protein sequence MPNFIDRRLNPKDKSLGNRQRFLKRAREELKRAIKERVKSGKITDVDAEQNVSMPARGVNEPSFQPDNNTGERRHVLPGNREFAAGDRIPKKASGGGAASAGAGTGQSEDDFQFVLSREEVLDLFFEDLELPDMVKLNLKESVAFKRRRAGFSASGSPTNINVGRTMRNSYGRRIALHRPARREVEALADEIAKLEAEANGTAKHRKRIEELRQTLEKLERRRRRIPYVDPVDIRFNRFEPQPLPNASAVMFCLMDVSASMGEREKDLAKRFFVLLHLFLKRRYERIDIVFIRHTDEAGEVDENTFFYSKQSGGTVVSTALEEMLRVIQERYPAHEWNIYAAQASDGENISGDSERCASLLHDELMRLCQYYAYVEIIDERETEIFGTTDNGTSLWRAYRTVDGEWPNFQMTRIAKPADIYPVFRKLFGKQPSVQLRK, from the coding sequence ATGCCGAATTTCATCGACCGCCGCCTCAACCCGAAGGACAAGAGTCTCGGCAACAGGCAGCGCTTCCTGAAGCGGGCGCGAGAGGAGCTGAAGCGAGCCATCAAAGAGAGGGTCAAATCGGGCAAGATAACGGACGTCGATGCCGAGCAGAATGTCTCGATGCCCGCCCGCGGCGTCAACGAACCATCGTTCCAGCCCGACAACAACACCGGTGAAAGGCGGCATGTGCTGCCCGGCAATCGCGAATTTGCGGCCGGCGACCGTATCCCCAAGAAAGCCTCTGGCGGCGGTGCTGCAAGCGCCGGCGCCGGAACCGGCCAGAGCGAGGACGACTTCCAGTTCGTTCTCTCTCGCGAGGAGGTGCTCGACCTCTTCTTCGAGGATCTTGAACTTCCAGACATGGTGAAGCTCAACTTGAAGGAGTCCGTCGCGTTCAAGCGCCGCCGCGCCGGCTTTTCCGCGAGCGGCTCGCCCACGAACATCAATGTCGGGCGCACCATGCGCAACAGCTACGGCCGCCGTATTGCGTTGCATCGGCCGGCGCGTCGGGAAGTGGAAGCGCTCGCAGACGAGATCGCGAAGCTGGAGGCGGAGGCCAACGGAACCGCGAAGCACCGGAAGCGCATCGAGGAATTGCGCCAGACGTTGGAAAAGCTCGAACGCCGCCGCCGGCGCATCCCCTATGTCGATCCGGTGGACATTCGCTTCAATCGCTTCGAACCGCAGCCGCTACCGAATGCAAGCGCGGTGATGTTCTGCCTGATGGACGTTTCCGCTTCGATGGGCGAGCGGGAGAAGGACCTCGCCAAACGTTTCTTCGTATTGCTGCACCTCTTTCTCAAGCGGCGCTACGAGCGGATCGACATCGTCTTCATCCGGCACACGGACGAGGCGGGCGAGGTCGACGAGAATACCTTCTTCTACAGCAAGCAGAGCGGCGGCACCGTCGTTTCCACCGCGCTCGAGGAGATGCTCCGCGTCATCCAGGAGCGCTATCCGGCCCACGAATGGAACATCTACGCGGCTCAGGCCTCCGACGGGGAGAACATTTCCGGCGACTCCGAGCGCTGCGCCTCACTCCTTCACGACGAGTTGATGCGGCTTTGCCAGTATTATGCCTATGTAGAGATCATCGACGAGCGCGAAACGGAGATCTTCGGTACGACCGATAACGGGACTTCGCTCTGGCGGGCCTATCGCACCGTCGATGGCGAATGGCCGAATTTCCAGATGACCCGGATCGCAAAGCCGGCGGACATCTATCCGGTTTTCCGAAAACTCTTCGGCAAGCAGCCGAGTGTGCAATTGCGCAAGTGA
- the lipB gene encoding lipoyl(octanoyl) transferase LipB yields the protein MQREDLSRDMFAPPGSPPVRWRIAPSLVDYPQAVETMEREAAAIAAGAADELVWLVEHPPLYTAGTSANAADLVTPDRFPVFSTGRGGEYTYHGPGQRVVYVMLDLKRRRQDVRGFVAALEGVIIATLDSMNVKGERREDRVGVWVRRPEKPPLADGSIAEDKIAAIGIRLRKWVSFHGFALNVDPDLDHFGGIVPCGIRGYGVTSLVDLGLPVMMADVDIRLRQAFESVFGPTTAPCVFPDAQRSL from the coding sequence ATGCAGCGTGAAGATCTCAGCCGCGACATGTTTGCACCGCCGGGTTCGCCGCCGGTGCGTTGGCGCATCGCTCCTTCCCTCGTAGACTATCCACAGGCCGTTGAAACGATGGAGCGGGAAGCCGCGGCCATCGCCGCCGGCGCCGCAGACGAACTGGTCTGGTTGGTCGAGCACCCTCCCCTTTATACCGCGGGCACGAGCGCCAATGCCGCCGACCTCGTCACGCCGGACCGCTTCCCGGTCTTTTCGACCGGTCGGGGCGGCGAATACACCTATCATGGTCCGGGGCAGCGGGTCGTCTACGTCATGCTTGATCTCAAACGCCGGCGGCAGGACGTTCGCGGTTTCGTCGCCGCTCTCGAAGGCGTGATCATCGCGACGCTCGATTCGATGAACGTGAAAGGCGAGCGCCGCGAGGATCGCGTCGGCGTCTGGGTGCGCCGCCCGGAAAAGCCGCCGCTTGCGGATGGCTCGATCGCCGAAGACAAGATCGCCGCCATCGGCATCCGTTTGCGCAAATGGGTGAGCTTCCATGGCTTCGCGCTGAACGTCGATCCGGATCTCGATCATTTCGGCGGCATCGTACCCTGCGGCATCCGCGGCTACGGCGTCACGAGCCTTGTCGACCTCGGGCTTCCGGTGATGATGGCAGATGTCGATATCCGGCTACGGCAGGCGTTCGAATCAGTCTTCGGCCCCACTACAGCGCCGTGCGTCTTTCCAGACGCACAAAGGTCGCTGTAG
- a CDS encoding isoprenylcysteine carboxylmethyltransferase family protein gives MNAYRAKPLNFPWPPLIYGAAVLIALVLARFVPIPVAQGHGWFPWLVGAALIVLAISLDLWAIKSLLDRRTAVLPHRCATCLVTCGPFRFTRNPIYLGYTLLMIGLGLVTMNPWFFIAAIGAVALTTLFAIRKEERHLLSRFGFEFERYCRHTARWI, from the coding sequence ATGAATGCCTATCGTGCCAAGCCGCTGAATTTTCCGTGGCCGCCTTTGATCTATGGCGCAGCGGTTCTCATTGCGCTGGTTTTGGCCCGATTTGTTCCGATCCCCGTCGCCCAGGGGCATGGCTGGTTCCCCTGGCTGGTTGGGGCAGCCCTCATCGTTCTGGCGATTTCCCTCGACCTATGGGCCATCAAGAGCCTGCTCGACCGCCGCACTGCGGTTCTGCCGCACCGGTGTGCCACATGTCTTGTCACCTGCGGGCCGTTTCGCTTCACCCGCAACCCGATCTATCTCGGATACACGCTGCTGATGATCGGCCTCGGCCTGGTGACCATGAACCCATGGTTCTTCATAGCGGCGATCGGCGCCGTTGCATTGACGACCCTATTTGCGATTCGCAAGGAAGAGCGGCACCTGTTGTCACGCTTCGGTTTCGAGTTCGAGCGTTATTGCCGCCATACCGCCCGGTGGATCTAA
- a CDS encoding SpoVR family protein has protein sequence MTKGAASNLLFQSSDWNFETLARTYDAIETIALDELGLDVYPNQLEIISSEQMLDAYSSVGMPLMYQHWSFGKRFVFEDHLYRKGRRGLAYELVINSNPCITYLMEENTMAMQALVTAHAAFGHNHFFKNNYLFQQWTDASAILSYLEFAKKYIIKCEERYGTSAVEEILDSAHALMDQGVFRYRRPPRLSSEKERERMRERLEYEEQTYSDLWRTLPPTTAGADPSEVERDVSERKKALNLPEENLLYFLEKTSLILEPWQREILRIVRVVAQYFYPQRQTKVMNEGCATFVHYTIMNRLFDQGKISEGAMLEMLQSHTNVVFQPAFDDPRFPGLNPYALGFAMMQDIERICVDPTAEDRDWFPEIAGSGKWRDTLLDAWANHRDESFILQYLSPALIRKFRLFLLTDEADENYCEVASIHNERGYEAIRAALARSYDIGANQPDIQVMDVDLLGDRHLRLQHNVKNGVFLEENSRDATLRHVRHLWGYEVSLVGIDMESGDTLYECSTEELSD, from the coding sequence ATGACGAAGGGCGCGGCCTCGAACCTCCTGTTTCAGAGTTCCGATTGGAACTTCGAGACGCTGGCGCGCACTTATGACGCCATCGAGACGATCGCGCTCGACGAACTCGGGCTGGACGTATACCCCAACCAGCTCGAGATCATCTCCTCCGAACAGATGCTCGACGCCTATTCCTCGGTCGGCATGCCGCTGATGTACCAGCACTGGTCCTTCGGCAAGCGCTTCGTTTTCGAGGACCATCTCTACCGCAAGGGCCGGCGCGGTCTCGCCTATGAGCTGGTGATCAACTCCAATCCCTGCATCACCTACCTGATGGAGGAAAACACCATGGCCATGCAGGCCCTGGTCACCGCGCATGCGGCCTTCGGCCATAATCATTTCTTCAAGAACAACTACCTGTTCCAGCAGTGGACCGATGCGAGCGCGATCCTCAGCTACCTGGAGTTCGCCAAGAAATACATCATCAAGTGTGAGGAGCGCTACGGCACATCGGCCGTCGAGGAGATCCTCGATTCCGCTCACGCGCTCATGGACCAGGGCGTCTTCCGATACAGGCGGCCTCCGCGGCTATCCTCCGAGAAGGAACGCGAGCGGATGCGCGAAAGGCTCGAATACGAGGAGCAAACGTACAGCGATCTGTGGAGGACGCTTCCCCCGACGACCGCGGGCGCCGATCCGAGTGAGGTCGAGCGCGACGTGTCGGAGCGAAAGAAGGCGTTGAACCTGCCCGAGGAGAACCTCCTCTATTTCCTGGAGAAGACGAGTCTGATCCTTGAGCCTTGGCAGCGGGAGATCCTGCGTATCGTCCGGGTGGTTGCCCAATATTTCTACCCGCAGCGGCAGACGAAGGTGATGAACGAGGGATGCGCCACCTTCGTCCACTACACCATCATGAACAGGCTCTTCGACCAGGGCAAGATCAGCGAAGGCGCCATGCTGGAGATGCTCCAGAGCCACACCAACGTCGTCTTCCAGCCCGCCTTCGACGATCCCCGTTTCCCGGGCCTCAATCCTTACGCGCTGGGATTCGCCATGATGCAGGATATCGAGCGCATCTGCGTCGATCCGACGGCGGAGGATCGCGACTGGTTCCCCGAAATTGCCGGCAGCGGCAAATGGCGCGATACGCTGCTCGACGCCTGGGCGAACCATCGCGACGAGTCTTTCATCCTGCAATATCTAAGTCCGGCGCTGATCCGCAAATTCCGGCTGTTCCTCCTGACGGACGAGGCGGACGAGAATTACTGCGAGGTCGCCTCGATCCACAATGAGCGCGGCTACGAGGCCATACGTGCAGCCCTTGCTCGCAGCTACGATATCGGCGCTAACCAGCCCGACATCCAGGTCATGGATGTCGACCTCTTGGGCGACCGTCACCTGCGGCTGCAGCATAACGTCAAGAACGGCGTATTCCTTGAGGAAAACAGCCGCGACGCAACCCTGCGACATGTTCGCCATCTCTGGGGCTATGAAGTGAGTCTCGTCGGCATCGACATGGAAAGCGGCGACACGCTCTATGAATGCTCGACGGAAGAGCTTTCCGACTAG
- the mgtE gene encoding magnesium transporter has product MSNTGDDDRGSDEIAVYDGSDIYADNGSVRSDFLMHVGAAIADRDTIYLRQHVAGLHSSELGDLLEAIQPEQRLALVSLLGKEFDLAALTEVDEAIRLDIVEHLPNEQIAEAIGEMDSDDAVYILEDLDQEDQEEILAKLPFTERVRLRRSLDYPESTAGRRMQTEFVAVPPFWTVGQTIDYMREDEDLPDSFTQIFVIDPTFRLLGTVDLDRVLRTKRSVKIDAIMRDTSHAIPAEMDQEEAAQLFEQYDLLSAAVVDENGRLVGVLTIDDVVDVIQEEAEEDLLRLSGVGDEELSDSVAEASRSRVPWLFVNSMTACISASVIGLFDATIQQIVALAILMPIVAGMGGNAGSQTMTVTVRALATRGLDIHNAPRIIRREAGVGLLNGMIFGTFIGLVAGLGFQDPNIGGIIAAAMLINMMAAALAGILIPLLLEKSGADPAVSSAVFVTAVTDVTGFFSFLGLATWWFHVT; this is encoded by the coding sequence ATGAGCAATACCGGCGACGACGACCGCGGTTCCGATGAAATCGCCGTCTACGACGGTTCGGACATTTATGCCGACAACGGCTCCGTGCGTTCCGACTTTCTGATGCATGTCGGTGCCGCGATCGCGGATCGCGACACGATCTATCTGCGCCAGCATGTCGCCGGCCTCCATTCCTCAGAACTCGGCGATCTTCTCGAAGCGATCCAGCCGGAGCAGCGCCTGGCGCTGGTTTCCCTTCTCGGAAAGGAGTTCGATCTCGCGGCTCTGACCGAAGTCGACGAGGCCATTCGTCTCGATATCGTCGAGCATTTGCCGAATGAACAGATCGCCGAGGCGATCGGCGAGATGGATTCCGACGACGCCGTCTACATCCTCGAGGACCTTGATCAGGAGGATCAGGAGGAGATCCTCGCGAAACTGCCCTTTACCGAACGCGTTCGCCTGCGCCGTTCGCTCGACTACCCGGAGAGCACGGCCGGACGGCGCATGCAGACCGAGTTTGTCGCCGTGCCGCCGTTCTGGACCGTCGGCCAGACTATCGACTACATGCGCGAGGACGAGGATCTTCCGGACAGCTTCACCCAGATTTTCGTGATCGACCCAACCTTCAGGCTGCTCGGCACGGTCGACCTCGATCGTGTGCTACGCACCAAACGTTCCGTCAAGATCGACGCGATCATGCGCGACACGAGCCACGCGATCCCGGCCGAGATGGACCAGGAAGAAGCCGCGCAACTCTTCGAGCAATACGATCTCCTGTCCGCTGCGGTCGTCGACGAGAACGGCCGGCTGGTCGGCGTGCTGACGATCGACGACGTGGTCGACGTGATCCAGGAAGAGGCCGAGGAGGATCTTCTGCGCTTGAGCGGCGTCGGTGACGAGGAATTGTCGGACTCGGTTGCCGAGGCCTCGCGCTCTCGCGTGCCCTGGCTTTTCGTCAACTCGATGACGGCTTGCATCTCCGCCTCCGTCATTGGACTCTTCGACGCCACGATCCAGCAGATCGTCGCGCTTGCGATCCTGATGCCGATCGTCGCGGGCATGGGCGGCAATGCCGGCTCGCAGACCATGACGGTTACGGTGCGGGCGCTTGCCACCCGCGGCCTCGACATTCATAACGCGCCGAGGATCATCCGGCGCGAGGCGGGCGTCGGCCTTCTGAACGGCATGATCTTCGGCACGTTCATTGGTCTTGTCGCAGGTCTCGGGTTCCAGGACCCCAATATCGGCGGCATCATCGCCGCCGCCATGCTGATCAACATGATGGCCGCCGCTCTTGCCGGAATTCTGATTCCGCTGCTTCTGGAAAAATCGGGCGCCGACCCGGCCGTTTCCTCCGCGGTCTTCGTTACGGCCGTGACCGACGTAACCGGATTCTTCAGCTTTCTCGGTCTTGCGACGTGGTGGTTCCACGTCACGTGA
- a CDS encoding DUF599 domain-containing protein, with product MTFEDYIALATFVLLWAGFTWASDGRRNFKRVSLNRLMNEHRARWIRNSLNRDLKMIDTQIIAGLQAGTAFFASTTIFALGGCFALLGATDQVQMIFDDLPQIFRSGRTGFELKVGGLICLFGYSFFKFGWSYRLFNYCSILMGGIPMMADMNRDRQAAERAAERAIRMNTLAAKHFNAGLRAMFLSIGYLGWFISPYIFVVLTAFVIFVLTRRQFYSEARTALIENA from the coding sequence ATGACCTTCGAAGACTACATAGCGCTGGCCACCTTCGTTCTACTGTGGGCGGGCTTCACCTGGGCTTCGGACGGGCGACGCAATTTCAAGCGCGTCAGTCTGAACCGGCTGATGAACGAGCACAGGGCGCGGTGGATCCGCAACTCGCTCAATCGCGATCTGAAGATGATCGACACGCAGATCATCGCCGGGCTTCAGGCGGGTACCGCCTTTTTTGCCTCGACGACCATTTTCGCGCTTGGCGGATGCTTCGCGTTGCTCGGCGCGACCGATCAGGTGCAGATGATCTTCGACGATCTGCCGCAGATATTCCGAAGTGGGCGGACGGGGTTCGAATTGAAGGTCGGTGGGCTCATCTGCCTCTTCGGCTACTCCTTCTTTAAGTTCGGCTGGTCCTATAGGCTCTTCAACTACTGTTCGATCCTGATGGGCGGCATACCGATGATGGCGGACATGAACCGCGATCGGCAGGCGGCAGAACGGGCAGCGGAACGCGCGATCCGGATGAATACGCTGGCGGCCAAGCATTTCAATGCGGGCTTGAGGGCGATGTTCCTGTCGATCGGTTATCTCGGCTGGTTTATCAGCCCCTACATCTTCGTCGTCCTGACGGCCTTCGTCATCTTCGTCCTGACGCGCCGGCAATTTTATTCGGAAGCGCGAACCGCATTGATCGAAAATGCCTGA
- a CDS encoding heparan-alpha-glucosaminide N-acetyltransferase has translation MSDHSATTTYETQMPQSGVTRPGRIALLDALRGSALVAMAIYHFVWDLELFGYVAAGTAGTGGWRLFARLIAGSFLFLAGYSLVLGQLPKFRPRAFARRFGKIAGAAALISIATWLAFPDSFIFFGILHAIAAASLVGLLFLRLPAAVSFLAAATAFAAPLYLRSPIFDTPALWWVGLSETVPRSNDYVPLLPWLAPFLAGLGMAKLLHPFFVARLGSGQTLGGARNLWLRPLAFGGRHSLMIYLVHQPLLIGLVYLFSLVFPAPVPDPAQAYRMNCERACSSANSGISCGRFCGCTLDRLTEQNLFDDLNTGKIDVNTDERIARIASQCTMDAQSGD, from the coding sequence ATGTCCGACCACAGCGCCACGACCACCTACGAGACGCAGATGCCGCAGTCGGGCGTCACCCGACCCGGCCGCATCGCCCTCCTCGACGCGTTGCGCGGCTCGGCGCTCGTGGCCATGGCGATCTACCATTTTGTCTGGGATCTCGAATTGTTCGGCTATGTTGCGGCCGGCACCGCGGGAACGGGCGGCTGGCGGCTGTTTGCGCGCCTGATCGCGGGCAGCTTCCTGTTCCTGGCCGGCTACAGCCTGGTGCTCGGCCAACTTCCGAAATTCCGTCCCCGCGCATTCGCCCGCCGTTTCGGCAAGATCGCCGGCGCCGCGGCCTTGATCAGCATCGCGACGTGGCTCGCCTTCCCCGATTCCTTCATCTTTTTCGGCATTCTCCACGCCATCGCCGCGGCAAGTCTCGTCGGTCTCCTGTTCCTCAGGCTCCCCGCCGCCGTTTCCTTTCTTGCCGCCGCGACCGCCTTCGCCGCTCCCCTCTATCTGCGCTCGCCGATCTTCGATACGCCGGCGCTCTGGTGGGTCGGGCTATCCGAAACCGTCCCGCGCTCGAACGACTACGTGCCGCTCCTGCCCTGGCTAGCACCGTTTCTTGCCGGTCTGGGTATGGCAAAGCTGCTTCATCCGTTTTTCGTGGCACGGCTCGGATCCGGCCAAACCCTAGGCGGCGCGAGAAATTTGTGGTTGAGGCCGCTCGCCTTCGGTGGACGCCACAGTCTGATGATCTACCTCGTCCATCAGCCGCTGCTCATCGGGCTCGTCTATCTTTTTTCGCTTGTTTTCCCCGCCCCCGTCCCCGACCCGGCGCAGGCCTATCGGATGAACTGCGAGCGAGCCTGCAGCAGCGCAAATTCCGGCATCTCCTGCGGTCGCTTTTGCGGTTGTACCCTCGACAGGCTGACGGAGCAGAACCTGTTCGACGATTTGAATACGGGCAAGATCGACGTGAACACGGATGAGCGCATTGCGCGAATCGCCAGTCAGTGCACAATGGATGCGCAATCAGGGGACTAG
- a CDS encoding MerR family DNA-binding transcriptional regulator, with translation MNKYYSITELTREFGISTRTLRFYEDEGLIHPERRGRTRLFRPADRRLIKEILRGRRIGFTIAEIREIIQVYKDPPGEIGQLQLLMKRVEEKREDLRQKRKDIEDTLAELDNVEEACLTRLAEIGVGT, from the coding sequence GTGAATAAATACTATAGCATTACGGAGCTGACCCGGGAATTCGGCATCTCGACCCGGACGCTGCGCTTTTACGAGGATGAGGGGCTCATCCATCCGGAGCGTCGCGGTCGCACGCGTCTGTTTCGACCGGCCGACCGGCGCTTGATCAAGGAAATCCTGCGCGGCCGGCGCATCGGCTTCACGATTGCCGAAATCCGCGAGATCATCCAGGTCTACAAGGATCCGCCCGGTGAGATCGGTCAATTGCAGCTTCTGATGAAGCGCGTCGAGGAGAAGCGCGAGGACTTGCGGCAGAAGCGTAAGGACATCGAGGATACGCTCGCCGAGCTCGACAATGTCGAGGAAGCATGCCTCACGCGGCTGGCGGAGATTGGCGTCGGGACATAG